A stretch of Imperialibacter roseus DNA encodes these proteins:
- the asnB gene encoding asparagine synthase (glutamine-hydrolyzing), which produces MCGIFGKFIERGVLDQEGFKSVSEILSHRGPDAEGFFFSQDCRLGLGHRRLSVIDLRDVANQPMSTPDGNWTIVYNGEVFNYREVRQELLEEGVGPFKTDSDTEVVLFAWMHWGPCAVEKFNGMFAFAIWDQRNEDLWLCRDRLGIKPLFYSSEGGLSFASELKGIFPLLTQPLTRSNRAIAAFLHLGFIPEPDTVYEQIRKFPSGHYGRYKTGGRLELVSYWKPEEKIGNWTAYTEKEALNAVERVISSSVKYRTIADVPYGTFLSGGTDSSLVTGIAASLTSKPLLTFSIGFKEGKYDESKFAARVARQLGTEHTEFILSEREAIPLLEDMLPTFDEPFADTSAIPTMMVSRLAREKATVILTGDGGDELFMGYGSYTWAQRLGNPLVKAMAAPAKMLLSMGSSRYKRVAGLFDLQNDEFTRSQIFSQEQYFFSYRELRGFLMTNEQDDFYKYRDPLGLVRKLSAAELQALFDLKVYLKDDLLTKVDRASMKYGLECRVPLLDYRLVELALNLPEEFKKRGESKWILKKILEGYLPKELIYKPKWGFSVPLSRWLKGELKYLIDEYLNESVVKAVGVVDATSVRKMIKRFIKGDDYLYNRIWVLIVLHRWIVENQQF; this is translated from the coding sequence ATGTGTGGCATTTTTGGAAAATTTATTGAAAGGGGTGTTCTTGACCAAGAAGGCTTCAAGTCCGTCTCAGAAATATTGTCGCACCGTGGCCCCGATGCTGAGGGCTTCTTTTTTTCTCAAGACTGTCGGCTTGGCCTTGGGCACCGCAGATTGAGCGTTATTGATTTAAGAGACGTAGCCAACCAGCCGATGTCAACGCCAGATGGCAACTGGACAATTGTCTACAACGGCGAAGTGTTCAACTACCGAGAAGTGCGGCAGGAACTTTTGGAAGAAGGAGTTGGCCCGTTTAAAACTGACTCAGACACAGAAGTTGTGCTGTTTGCCTGGATGCATTGGGGGCCCTGTGCAGTCGAAAAGTTTAACGGCATGTTTGCCTTTGCCATTTGGGATCAGCGGAATGAAGATTTGTGGTTGTGTCGGGACCGCTTAGGTATTAAACCATTATTTTATAGTTCTGAAGGAGGTCTTTCTTTTGCGTCAGAACTTAAAGGGATCTTTCCGTTACTCACGCAACCTTTGACAAGATCAAACAGGGCTATTGCAGCTTTTTTGCATTTAGGTTTTATCCCCGAACCTGATACAGTGTATGAGCAAATAAGAAAATTTCCGTCAGGTCACTACGGTCGCTATAAAACGGGTGGACGGCTAGAGCTGGTTTCCTATTGGAAACCAGAAGAGAAAATAGGAAACTGGACAGCCTACACTGAAAAGGAAGCTTTGAATGCCGTTGAGAGAGTTATTAGTTCCTCTGTGAAGTATAGAACGATTGCCGACGTCCCCTATGGAACCTTTTTGAGTGGGGGCACAGACTCATCCCTTGTGACTGGTATTGCTGCTAGTCTAACTTCAAAACCACTTCTAACCTTTTCAATAGGGTTTAAAGAAGGGAAGTATGACGAAAGCAAATTTGCTGCCCGGGTTGCTCGGCAATTGGGTACTGAGCATACTGAATTTATTCTCTCAGAAAGGGAGGCGATACCCTTGCTAGAAGACATGCTCCCAACCTTCGACGAACCTTTTGCTGACACGTCAGCAATTCCTACAATGATGGTTTCCAGATTGGCGAGAGAAAAGGCAACAGTCATTCTAACCGGTGACGGTGGGGATGAGCTTTTTATGGGGTATGGGTCATATACTTGGGCACAAAGACTGGGCAATCCGCTAGTGAAGGCAATGGCAGCACCGGCTAAAATGTTGCTGAGCATGGGGTCTTCAAGGTATAAGCGTGTGGCTGGTTTATTCGACCTACAGAATGACGAATTTACCAGAAGCCAAATCTTCTCTCAAGAGCAATACTTCTTTTCCTACAGGGAGTTGAGAGGCTTTTTAATGACAAATGAGCAAGATGATTTTTACAAATATCGTGATCCATTGGGGTTGGTGAGAAAATTATCCGCAGCCGAGTTGCAGGCACTTTTTGATCTAAAGGTTTATCTGAAAGATGATCTTCTCACAAAAGTGGATCGGGCGTCAATGAAATATGGTTTGGAATGCAGAGTGCCGTTGCTTGATTATAGGTTAGTCGAACTGGCGTTGAACTTACCGGAAGAGTTCAAGAAGCGGGGTGAAAGTAAATGGATTTTGAAGAAGATTTTGGAAGGATATCTTCCAAAAGAATTAATTTACAAACCCAAGTGGGGGTTTTCAGTGCCGCTTTCCAGATGGCTAAAAGGTGAACTTAAATATCTCATCGATGAGTATTTGAACGAGTCGGTTGTTAAAGCGGTCGGTGTGGTAGATGCTACTTCGGTTAGAAAAATGATTAAGCGGTTTATTAAAGGCGATGACTATCTCTATAATCGGATATGGGTTCTTATAGTGCTGCACCGCTGGATTGTTGAAAATCAACAATTTTAA